The genomic stretch CGAAGCCGTCAGAGGATGCGGGATTTTTGTTTGCGGCTTCAGGACGATGTCGAGAGATACGCGTTCGATGATAATCGGGTGATGAAACACGCACGAGTTTTCGGTGCATTGCGGCGGCAAATCGGTACCTGGCAAGGAAGATGACCGCAACCCACATAATAAAAGCTTCTGCCGGAGCAAAACGGCCGCACACCAAAGAGCCGGTGACATGGTGGTTGTGCAGCTGTGACGGAAACACGCTGCAGCGGCAGCGAAGCGGCGCTGTTGGCGAGAAAAAAGATGCTGCGATGATAGGAGGAAGACGGATGCTGATCACAGTGACCTTGTGGGTGGTTACTCAACACAATCATTTTTTTTTGAAGTAAATGAGCTCAACACAATAAAGTTGAACAATTATAAACGATAACCAAACTAAACTAGCAACATCTAGAAATGAACACAATTAAAGGATCTTCCCATGTCATCTCTAGCATAGCCATCAACAACACGAAGAGAGTACGCCTTCCCACTCCTTGTAAGTAATCAGGGTCATATTGATGATTTCGTCTACACCTTTGCTTGTATTTTGAAATATCCTCCTATTCCTTTCCATCTAAATGTGCCATATGACCGCACAGAAGCACATCAGCCGCAGTTTTCGATCCTCCTTCCTACGCGGCTCTTCTGTCCAACTTAGGAAGTGGTCCTTCAACAATCCTGAAAAAGACCATACTCTGCCAAACACAGATATTCAAGCAATCCACACCTGTCAAGCAAAATCACAACCAAGAAACAAGTGATTGACCTGTTCAATATCTCTGTTACATAAAACACACCGTTTATCATTCTGATTGATTATCCCAAACCGTCTTAGCCTATCTTTAGTATTCACCCTACCTATCAAGATAAACCAAGCAAACAACTCCACTTTTAGCAGAATTAAACACAATCCTTATTATTCAAATTTTTCATTAATGTCATtctttgaaatttaaatttattaaaataatttaaaattattaattattaattgagtTGTCAAAATTTGGCAAATTGACTCTTGGTACCCAATATTTTTCCTAacctaaattataaaaaattcataGAGTTTCTGTTTAATTTAATGTGCAGGTGTGAGGGTGAATGGATTTGCATGCAAGGCAGAGTCAAATGTAACAGAATCTGATTTCTTCTTTAGTGGCATAGGGAAGCCTGGTGTGATCAACAACACAGTGGGGTCTCTAGTTACCACAGCTAATGTAGACAAGATTCCAGGCCTCAACACATTGGGTGTGTCTCTTGCAAGAATAGACTACAAGCCTGGCGGTATTAACCCGCCGCACACGCACCCACGCGCCACCGAGGTTGTGTTTGTTTTGGAAGGTGAGTTAGATGTGGCTTTCATCACCACATCAAACAAACTCATctcaaagaaaataaagaaaggtGAAGTGTTTGTGTTCCCAATTGGGCTGGTTCACTACCAGAAGAACAATGGGGACACGCTTGCGTCCGTGATCGCCGCATTTAACAGCCAACTACCTGGCGCATTGTCTGTTGCTTCCGCCCTCTTCTCGTCAAAACCAGCTGTGCCTGATGAAGTTCTTGCAAACACTTTTCAGATGGATGCCACGGTGGCTGAAACAATTAAGACTAAGTTTGCTCCTAAGAAGggttaaaaattcaaaataatttgAGTATAGCCGAATGATATATTACATATTAATACTATAAGAGAAAGAAgattattttggattttttaactTCTTCTCACGGTTATGAACTTATGATCAATGTTATTGCTTATGATGATGTTGAATTTTGATTCTTGTTTTCAAATAATTGTGTTTCGAATCAGAATTGTAGTACTTGTTTGGAAATAAAGCACAAAGTTAATTGTATTTTACACTCCTAAACTTTAGGTCATGtgaactttaatttttaaactttcaTAAATATGcaataaaaaatgttatttgtacaAAATAATTGTTTcaccaaattaaaaattataatttgtatataaatatatataatatttaatttatttttaatatatattttatattttaatatatatcttatacgaaatattgatttgataattGATTTTTGGTATTCACGTAATCTGTATAATTGTatgtattataaaaaaaaatgaaaattcaggtgtaatcaattttatataaagttaatagttgagagccgttagataaaaatttagttaaattagttaaattatttaacgactctcaattatcaacttcatatAAAGTTAACTGCACCTTAATTTTTACCTTATAAAAATAGGTTTGCATGCCGTTGTCTTGTATGAGATCTAAACTATACATTTATATCAACATTTGAGAACTTTGAAAATCTATatggagaatgaaaactatataAACTCCTCTGAACATCAACATCAGACTAATAATTATTATGGGGAGCGAAATGAGTTGTAAATAATGagtttgaaaaattaaatataacatgTATGTCGGTCgatattattaacaaaaaaaatgtgttttgacaatctaaattttgataaattttaggttatttttgctaataattgattaaaaaaaagtttaatggATCAATATGCACATTTGAAAGATTAAGGGATCAATTTATACATTTTTGAAGGTCGAAAGCTATAATAAACATGGCATAGAAGAAGTAAATTACAATTAACGCTTTTTTTTTTCCGATTAGTTCTAGCAACTTTCGACCACCAAATAGTGGGAGAAAAACAAGATCAAAATCTTACTACAAACCGTGACAACCAATAAACACCTAAAAGTCATTAAATTAAGATGAAAATTCAGGTACTGTTAATTTAATGTGAAGTTAATAGCTAATAGTCATTAGATGACAATTTAGTCAAAActgttaaattatttaacgactctcaattatcaacttcacataaagtTAACTGCACTTGAGTTTTAACCTTAAATAAAACATCCCCTAATCACTGAACATTGGCGCAAAACCAGCCACTCCCCTTAGAAATTTCTATCAAGGAGCCACTAAATTTTGCCAAAAAGAAATATAAGAGCACCAATGGACATATCCAGCAAATTAAACCCAAAGAACTCTATTACAATTGTCCCTGTTGCAAGAAGTTTTTCATTCTATTCCTTTCAAAATTTGGTCTCTAGGTTGAGCCTCCATCTCCCTTTGTCCAGTCTAAAAAGCACTAGTCATTGGTAATAAACACCACCTGTTCTAATGGAATTGGACAGCAACTTCAACGCCTTTCACTAGAGCTCCCGTTCTTGAACCTACATTCATCAGCTCACACAAAAGCATCACTAACATATTGTTTTTACTGTACATACTCAACACAAATCCACCAAGATCTTTTCTTATGGATCGATGTAGTTGGGATATAATTATTGGCAGCCCCACACACTAGACATATTGAACAAATGGTTTCCCAAGCTTCCTCCACATGAGTCTTTTTATGTTCAAAAGTTTTTTGGTTTCTAATTTTCCAAGTTGCCCAAATAATTGCAAACCAAATATTCAACCACCTTCTTCTACCACACCTCATATCCTCTTGCAATCTATACAGAGTACGAAGCTTTCACTAGCACCTTTTGTGTGTTGTTCTATTCTTGGTCATGTGGTTCATAAGTAGTGTATGTTAAAAACAAGAGATTAAATTGGAGAAAGGATTTGTATATGAGCAATGTTAGGGGGACAACAacttttgtgattgttagccatcaactaaccatcaatgatgatttgatggtgtgagattggtgtgagattttaTCCAATAGTTCACCtttctctgctggttacatgctggccaaaattcaatagaATTGCTGCCCTCTAGACTTTTCCTTTGTATATTATTAAGTTAATTCAAATTATCTTGAATGATATAacataaaaagatatttatgaGTGCTAAGagaatagtaataataaaaatataatatcctataataaatattcacgtatactaaataatactaattaatGCTAATTATATTCTAGTATCTCCTCAAAACTCCCATTGCACTTTCTCTTTCATGTTGGTAAGTTGTTAAATCAGTATGGTGAGATGAAGATATCTTAAACTTGGAGGGTCCATCATTATGGTAACTGGTGTCTGGTAAGCAAAAGAGAGCTATAATTGGAGGCCATCAATCATTTGGTGGAAAATGTGTTTGATTATTAAAGTCCATATCAATGTCAAAAGAGCATTTAGTTGATGGCTTTAGATAGAAAAGAATATTCGGGCACAATAATAAgtagataattttaataaaaaaataaaaaaataaataatttttttcaaacaaatGAGTGAAATATATATTATCATATAAAACAAAATACATAATTGAGAGATGGACAGAGTTGGAAGACAAAGCCCGTGGCAAAAACGAGATTACTAAACCTAACCCACTTTATTATTTGGATTTGGAACCTATCCCATTTAATCCGTGGACTTGGACGGATTGTCCTAGCGAGCCAATATCATTGTTACATTTTTTGTTTATGCCAAAAACCtcttttcttgaataaaaaaagcATTCGTATTATAAATTCGTAAACCAAACAGAATTTCTAACCTTTAATAGTGGAGGTTTAGTGActtatgataataaaaaaaaatcctcCTCCAAATACATTTTTCTTATGAATTTTATTCACTTATTATATCCAAAgttttatctaaaattaaaatttaaaaatttaatctaatattatcttttgaaaaaaaagatggCTACTACCTActttaaattcaaatcaaaacaataatttaaatctaatctagaaacaaattttaataacaaaatctTTAACTTTCTAGAAGGAATTAATGATAACTAATCTCCTAAATCTTGAATCTTTAGATAAGATTAATAAAGCTTCTTATGATTTGTATAACTGAATTCGGCTTTAACAAATGTTGCATCCAGAGAGTTGAGGTTTAGGAACACTGGGCGTACTTCTCTAAATTTGGGCATTGGCCCAATTTGGCCTTCCAGGTGATGTGGCCGCCAGGCTTGGAAAGTGACTATCGGACGTGTGTGCCAAGATGAGGAAGGCCGCGGGCATCCATGCTGGCTGCCGGGATTGTGTGTGTGAGTGCCAGGCATCCATGTTGAAGGCTGGGTGTCCAGATTTTGATGCTGTGGGCCTTGGTTGGGCATTTCTTGTAccgtttttatgtttttttgttaaaaaggctttagtttttaattattttgggataaaaatatttgaaaatacaATAATGCTATTACAACTCCAAATACTtgattagttttaaaatttcactagaaaatataaaaaatttgattaaaatttaataacacaaatgaaaaaaaactaaaaaatactaaaaatgcCTAGACATCATTGGCTGAACTAAAATGGTATgtagtttataaaaaaatatttaactgCACAAACAAAACATTACTAGCCTATCAACCCACTAACATGCCAAGAAGTAGGAAAAAGTGGTGTTTTACTTttgaggttttttttttttgacaggAAATTTTGAGTTTA from Arachis stenosperma cultivar V10309 chromosome 9, arast.V10309.gnm1.PFL2, whole genome shotgun sequence encodes the following:
- the LOC130951296 gene encoding germin-like protein subfamily 2 member 4, translated to MSTTKVVLIFVILTGAIFFALASDPEPLQDLCVALPNSGVRVNGFACKAESNVTESDFFFSGIGKPGVINNTVGSLVTTANVDKIPGLNTLGVSLARIDYKPGGINPPHTHPRATEVVFVLEGELDVAFITTSNKLISKKIKKGEVFVFPIGLVHYQKNNGDTLASVIAAFNSQLPGALSVASALFSSKPAVPDEVLANTFQMDATVAETIKTKFAPKKG